The following are encoded in a window of Alphaproteobacteria bacterium genomic DNA:
- a CDS encoding ATP-dependent DNA ligase has translation MTAFRHLKVLPPLAPMEAKLVDSLPQGDGWQFEPKWDGFRCLVFRDGAEIELQSKAGRPLGRYFPEVVDLVASLPFDRFVLDGELTIAMGGALSFEALQMRLHPAESRVRKLAAATPARIMLFDCLEHRDSMIDRPLAERRRALEEFYERAREARLLLSPCTLDHALAHSWLDLAGGALDGVIAKRRDEPYRPGERAMLKVKQMRTADCVVGGFRYAAKGGEVGSLLLGLYDEKGALNHVGFTSSIPAEDKPALTRRLERLVARPGFTGNAPGGPSRWSTERSGEWEPLRPELVVEVRYDHVTGDRFRHGTKFLRWRPDKAPEQCRMDQLQPEAAPDGLGPASGLT, from the coding sequence ATGACCGCTTTTCGTCACCTGAAGGTCCTCCCGCCGCTGGCGCCGATGGAGGCGAAATTGGTGGACAGCCTGCCCCAGGGCGATGGCTGGCAGTTCGAGCCGAAGTGGGACGGCTTTCGCTGCCTCGTCTTTCGCGACGGCGCCGAGATCGAATTGCAATCCAAGGCCGGCAGGCCGCTCGGCCGCTATTTTCCCGAGGTCGTCGATCTCGTCGCCTCTCTGCCGTTCGACCGTTTCGTGCTCGACGGCGAGCTGACCATCGCCATGGGCGGCGCGCTGTCGTTCGAGGCGCTCCAGATGCGGCTTCACCCGGCGGAAAGCCGGGTCCGCAAGCTCGCCGCCGCGACTCCGGCGCGGATCATGCTGTTCGACTGCCTGGAGCACCGCGACTCCATGATCGATCGGCCGCTGGCGGAGCGGCGCCGGGCGCTGGAGGAGTTTTACGAGCGCGCGAGAGAGGCCCGGCTGCTGCTTTCTCCCTGCACGCTCGATCATGCCCTTGCGCATTCCTGGCTGGACCTGGCGGGCGGAGCCCTGGACGGCGTCATCGCCAAGCGCCGCGACGAGCCTTACAGGCCGGGCGAGCGGGCGATGCTCAAGGTCAAGCAGATGAGGACGGCGGACTGCGTCGTCGGCGGCTTCCGCTATGCGGCGAAAGGCGGCGAGGTGGGATCGCTGCTGCTCGGCCTCTATGACGAGAAGGGCGCGCTCAACCATGTCGGCTTCACCTCTTCGATTCCGGCGGAAGACAAGCCTGCGCTGACCCGGCGGCTGGAAAGGCTGGTCGCTCGGCCCGGCTTTACGGGCAACGCGCCGGGCGGGCCGAGCCGCTGGAGCACCGAGCGGAGCGGAGAATGGGAACCTTTGCGGCCCGAGCTGGTCGTCGAGGTGCGCTACGACCATGTCACCGGCGACCGCTTCCGCCACGGCACGAAGTTCCTGCGCTGGAGGCCGGACAAGGCGCCCGAGCAATGCCGCATGGACCAGCTCCAGCCGGAGGCCGCTCCGGACGGCCTCGGCCCGGCCTCCGGACTGACCTAG
- the msrA gene encoding peptide-methionine (S)-S-oxide reductase MsrA, which produces MAVEQAILAGGCFWCTEAVFKDLIGVSGVESGYVGGHLDSPTYKQVCGGDTGHAEAIRVTFDPERISYDDLLDVHFATHDPTQLNRQGNDVGTQYRSAIFPLSPAQEEAARRGIERAAESWPAPIVTTIEQPGRWWPAEDYHQDYWEGEGQRNPYCLAVIPPKLQKLRKGFAERLKQAPAG; this is translated from the coding sequence ATGGCCGTTGAACAGGCGATTCTTGCCGGCGGATGCTTCTGGTGCACCGAGGCGGTGTTCAAGGACCTCATCGGCGTGTCGGGGGTGGAGAGCGGCTATGTCGGCGGGCATCTCGACTCGCCGACCTACAAGCAGGTCTGCGGCGGCGATACCGGCCATGCTGAGGCGATCCGCGTGACCTTCGATCCCGAGCGCATCTCCTACGACGACCTCCTCGACGTCCATTTCGCGACTCACGATCCGACCCAGCTCAACCGCCAGGGCAACGATGTCGGAACGCAATATCGCTCGGCCATCTTCCCGCTTTCGCCGGCTCAGGAAGAAGCGGCGCGACGCGGCATCGAGCGCGCGGCGGAAAGCTGGCCGGCGCCGATCGTCACCACGATCGAGCAACCGGGCCGATGGTGGCCGGCGGAGGATTATCACCAGGATTATTGGGAAGGCGAAGGCCAGCGCAATCCCTATTGCCTGGCCGTGATCCCGCCCAAGCTGCAGAAACTGCGGAAGGGTTTCGCGGAGCGGCTGAAGCAGGCGCCGGCCGGCTAG
- a CDS encoding acyl-CoA dehydrogenase — protein MSYVPPIAEQMLVLDTAAGIGDLIEDRDLAAAIVEGAGAFAAGTFAPLNRIGDEVGAKWTPEGVTMPEGFARAYRAYVEGGWGSLAGPEAHGGQGLPLTLATVVLEDLGSANMGFSLCMMLTPGTVEALKHHGTSALREAWMPKLISGEWTGTMNLTEPQAGSDVGALKTRAEPAGDGTYRITGQKIFITYGEHDLADNIVHLVLARLPGAPQGTRGISLFLVPKILPDGSRNDLRCVSIEHKLGIHASPTCVMAYGDEGGATGWLVGEENKGMAAMFTMMNNARLNVGLQGVSIAERATQQAVAYARERMQGSREGRPARIIEFPDVRRMMLRMKALTQAARALAYCCAGQTDRAERGDDAARARADLLTPLVKAYGTDVGVEVASLGVQIHGGMGYIEETGAAQHYRDARISPIYEGTNGIQAADLVGRKLGMEGGEVLARLLADIRAEVAGEAALLALVDSCEEVAQRLLDSGPDDRLAASYPFLTMLSVAVCGWLLARQEAALAEESESPFKAMKLASIRFYLDQIVPEAAGLAAAASAPAAALYGIGEEEFAA, from the coding sequence ATGAGCTACGTTCCTCCGATCGCCGAGCAGATGCTCGTGCTCGACACCGCCGCCGGGATCGGCGACCTGATCGAGGACCGCGATCTCGCCGCCGCGATCGTCGAGGGGGCCGGCGCGTTCGCCGCAGGCACGTTCGCGCCGCTCAATCGAATAGGCGACGAGGTCGGGGCGAAATGGACGCCCGAGGGCGTGACCATGCCGGAGGGATTCGCCCGCGCCTACCGCGCCTATGTCGAGGGCGGCTGGGGCTCGCTCGCGGGACCGGAGGCACATGGCGGCCAGGGGCTGCCGCTGACTTTGGCGACGGTGGTTCTCGAGGATCTCGGCTCGGCCAATATGGGCTTCTCGCTGTGCATGATGCTGACGCCCGGAACGGTCGAGGCGCTCAAGCATCACGGCACGAGCGCTCTTCGGGAAGCCTGGATGCCCAAGCTGATCAGCGGCGAATGGACCGGGACGATGAACCTGACCGAGCCGCAGGCGGGCTCCGACGTCGGCGCGCTCAAGACCCGCGCCGAGCCCGCGGGGGACGGCACCTACCGGATCACGGGGCAGAAGATCTTCATCACCTATGGCGAGCACGATTTGGCCGACAATATCGTCCACCTCGTTCTCGCCCGGCTGCCGGGCGCGCCGCAAGGCACCAGGGGCATCTCGCTGTTCCTGGTGCCCAAGATCCTGCCCGACGGGAGCCGCAACGACCTTCGCTGCGTGTCGATCGAGCACAAGCTCGGGATTCACGCCTCGCCGACCTGCGTCATGGCCTATGGCGACGAGGGCGGCGCGACCGGATGGCTCGTCGGCGAGGAGAATAAGGGCATGGCGGCGATGTTCACGATGATGAACAACGCCCGCCTCAACGTCGGCCTTCAGGGCGTGTCGATAGCCGAACGGGCGACCCAGCAGGCGGTCGCCTATGCGCGGGAACGGATGCAGGGAAGCCGCGAGGGCCGGCCGGCCAGGATCATCGAGTTTCCCGACGTGCGGCGCATGATGCTGAGGATGAAAGCGCTGACCCAGGCAGCGCGCGCGCTCGCTTATTGCTGCGCCGGGCAGACCGACCGCGCCGAGCGCGGCGACGACGCCGCGCGGGCGCGGGCGGACCTGCTGACTCCGCTGGTCAAGGCCTATGGCACCGATGTCGGCGTCGAGGTCGCAAGCCTCGGAGTCCAGATCCACGGGGGCATGGGCTATATCGAGGAGACCGGCGCCGCCCAGCATTACCGCGATGCGCGAATCTCGCCGATCTACGAGGGCACCAACGGAATCCAGGCGGCGGATCTGGTCGGCCGCAAGCTGGGCATGGAGGGCGGCGAGGTTCTTGCTCGATTGCTCGCCGATATCCGGGCCGAGGTGGCGGGAGAGGCGGCGCTGCTGGCGCTGGTCGATTCGTGCGAGGAGGTCGCGCAGCGGCTGCTGGATTCCGGGCCGGACGACCGGCTGGCCGCTTCCTACCCCTTCCTGACGATGCTTTCGGTCGCGGTTTGCGGCTGGCTGCTGGCGCGGCAGGAGGCGGCGCTCGCGGAGGAAAGCGAGTCTCCTTTCAAGGCGATGAAGCTCGCCTCGATCCGCTTCTATCTCGACCAGATCGTGCCCGAGGCGGCGGGCCTCGCCGCGGCTGCGAGCGCGCCAGCGGCGGCGCTCTACGGGATCGGCGAGGAGGAATTCGCGGCCTAG
- a CDS encoding PAS domain S-box protein, giving the protein MKPAFSGADDRIAALEEELARLRESEKMYRTAVELSGRMVWAADEKGALTVMREPFSVVTGLGTNEALGEGWLDIVHPREKARVRGAWREAVENGATFNAEFRARTRDGYRIMRSRAVPIRDGDRVIGWSGTTQDVEEESAAAVARRAAEERLRESEELHRFTLELSKQIVWTVDEHGRLLTISPRFRELSGLDEDTPLDQAIHPEDRPMVLALWAQSSASGEPYRVKYRLRMADGSYRHMQARAAPRRDSSGRIVRWYGTLEDVHLQHEADFARKDVEERFRLAAQATNDAVWDHDFVAKTIDWSDNAAEILGIKKQRLGRTPSSWWDERIHPDEKLSLLHSLSEAVRGNARRWSGTYRFRRDDGSYADVLDRGFIIRDADGRAVRAVGAMADLTERHRAEAEIRRMQAELIQVSRQRAMGALASTLAHELNQPLAALANYVTGSKRLAENPRIPRGVLVDALDGAEQAAHRAGQILRRVRELVARGEVEAKVEHLPHLIEEACELAFIETDALNIAHWLDLDADAQWVRADRIQIQQVLINLVRNAIEAMEGRGGEIVISTRVEGKMIAVEVADTGGGIPAEQIDRLFSEFMTTKPEGMGLGLPISRTIVEAHGGKIWAANRPGGGASFSFTIPREREPVAG; this is encoded by the coding sequence GTGAAGCCCGCTTTCTCCGGCGCCGACGATCGTATCGCGGCGTTGGAGGAGGAGCTCGCCCGCCTTCGGGAGAGCGAGAAGATGTACCGAACGGCCGTCGAGTTGAGCGGCCGAATGGTATGGGCGGCGGACGAGAAGGGCGCGCTGACGGTGATGCGCGAACCTTTTTCGGTCGTGACGGGCCTTGGGACGAACGAGGCGCTCGGCGAGGGGTGGCTCGACATCGTCCACCCGCGTGAGAAGGCCCGCGTAAGGGGGGCCTGGCGCGAGGCGGTCGAAAACGGGGCGACGTTCAATGCCGAATTTCGGGCGCGCACCCGCGACGGCTATCGGATCATGCGCTCGCGTGCGGTGCCCATAAGAGACGGCGATCGCGTAATAGGCTGGTCCGGCACCACCCAGGACGTCGAGGAAGAGTCGGCGGCGGCGGTGGCGCGGCGAGCGGCGGAGGAGAGGCTTCGCGAGAGCGAGGAGCTGCATCGCTTCACGCTCGAGCTCAGCAAGCAGATCGTCTGGACGGTCGACGAGCACGGCCGCCTGCTCACGATCAGCCCCCGCTTCCGGGAGCTCAGCGGGCTCGACGAGGACACGCCGCTCGACCAGGCGATCCACCCGGAGGATCGCCCCATGGTTCTGGCCTTGTGGGCACAATCATCCGCGAGCGGAGAGCCCTATCGGGTCAAATACCGGCTGCGCATGGCGGACGGGAGCTATCGCCACATGCAGGCGCGCGCCGCGCCACGCCGGGATTCGAGCGGCCGGATCGTCCGATGGTACGGAACGCTCGAGGACGTCCACCTCCAGCACGAGGCCGATTTCGCCCGCAAGGATGTCGAGGAACGCTTCCGCCTCGCCGCCCAGGCGACCAACGACGCGGTCTGGGACCATGATTTCGTCGCCAAGACCATCGACTGGAGCGACAATGCGGCGGAGATTCTCGGAATCAAGAAGCAGCGGCTGGGCCGGACTCCTTCGTCCTGGTGGGACGAGCGGATCCATCCGGACGAGAAATTGAGCCTGCTGCACAGCCTTTCCGAGGCGGTGAGGGGGAATGCGCGGCGCTGGTCGGGGACCTATCGTTTCCGCCGCGACGACGGCAGCTATGCCGACGTCCTCGATCGCGGCTTCATCATCCGCGATGCCGACGGCCGCGCCGTGCGGGCCGTCGGAGCGATGGCGGACCTCACCGAACGGCACCGCGCCGAGGCGGAGATCCGCCGGATGCAGGCGGAGCTGATCCAGGTTTCGCGCCAGCGGGCGATGGGGGCGCTCGCCTCGACCCTCGCCCACGAGCTCAACCAGCCGCTCGCCGCGCTCGCCAATTACGTCACCGGCTCGAAGCGCCTCGCGGAGAATCCGCGGATCCCGCGCGGCGTTCTGGTCGACGCGCTGGACGGCGCCGAGCAGGCCGCGCACCGCGCCGGCCAGATCCTGCGCCGGGTGCGCGAGCTGGTCGCTCGCGGTGAGGTCGAGGCGAAGGTCGAGCATCTGCCGCACCTGATCGAGGAAGCGTGCGAGCTCGCGTTCATCGAGACCGACGCGCTGAACATCGCCCACTGGCTCGATCTCGACGCCGACGCCCAATGGGTCCGCGCCGACCGTATCCAGATCCAGCAGGTGCTGATCAATCTGGTCCGCAACGCGATCGAGGCGATGGAAGGTCGAGGCGGGGAGATCGTCATATCGACCCGGGTCGAGGGGAAGATGATCGCCGTCGAGGTGGCGGACACCGGCGGCGGCATTCCCGCCGAGCAAATCGACCGGCTGTTCTCGGAGTTCATGACCACCAAGCCCGAGGGCATGGGGCTCGGCCTGCCGATCAGCCGGACGATCGTCGAGGCGCATGGCGGCAAGATCTGGGCGGCCAATCGCCCGGGCGGAGGGGCGAGCTTCTCCTTCACCATTCCGCGCGAACGCGAGCCGGTCGCCGGCTGA
- a CDS encoding threonylcarbamoyl-AMP synthase has product MSAQQTRVLPYGPEAIAEAAALIATGQIVAMPTETVYGLAADATHGEAVARIYEAKGRPSFNPLIVHVPGLDEARKIGRLDAQAEALAERHWPGPLTLVVPLRENARIASLVTAGLPTIALRAPAHPAMRDLLARTGRPLAAPSANASGRISPTRAPHVLASLGGRIPLIVDGGATAHGLESTIVAATGGALRLLRPGPIDLGLDLRAGGGVEAPGQLASHYAPSKPLRLNAEEAGADEWLIGFGDVSGDSTLSANGNLVEAAANLFERLHEAEASAAARIAVAPLPEEGLGAAINDRLRRAAAPR; this is encoded by the coding sequence GTGAGCGCGCAACAGACACGCGTCCTGCCTTACGGACCCGAGGCAATCGCCGAGGCCGCGGCCTTGATCGCCACCGGCCAAATCGTGGCGATGCCGACCGAGACGGTCTACGGCCTCGCCGCCGACGCGACCCATGGCGAAGCCGTGGCGCGAATCTACGAGGCCAAGGGAAGGCCGAGCTTCAACCCGCTCATCGTTCACGTCCCCGGCCTGGACGAGGCGCGGAAGATCGGCCGCCTCGACGCGCAGGCCGAGGCGCTCGCCGAACGCCACTGGCCAGGCCCGCTGACCTTGGTGGTTCCTCTCCGCGAGAATGCGCGCATCGCCTCCCTCGTCACCGCCGGCTTGCCGACGATCGCTCTGCGTGCGCCGGCCCACCCGGCGATGCGCGACCTGCTGGCGAGGACTGGAAGGCCCTTGGCCGCGCCTTCCGCCAACGCCAGCGGACGAATCAGCCCGACCCGCGCGCCCCACGTCCTCGCCAGCCTCGGCGGCCGGATTCCCCTCATCGTCGACGGCGGCGCCACCGCGCACGGCCTGGAATCCACAATCGTCGCCGCGACGGGCGGCGCCCTGCGCCTGCTCCGCCCCGGCCCGATCGACCTCGGTCTCGACCTCCGGGCTGGCGGCGGCGTCGAGGCCCCCGGCCAGCTCGCCAGCCACTATGCGCCGTCGAAGCCGCTGCGCCTCAACGCGGAAGAGGCGGGGGCGGACGAATGGCTGATCGGCTTTGGCGACGTTTCCGGCGACTCCACCCTGAGCGCGAACGGCAACCTCGTCGAGGCGGCCGCTAACCTGTTCGAAAGGCTCCACGAGGCCGAGGCGTCCGCCGCCGCCCGGATCGCCGTCGCTCCACTTCCCGAAGAAGGCCTCGGCGCCGCGATCAACGACCGCCTGCGCCGCGCCGCGGCCCCGCGCTAG